The Bacteroidota bacterium genomic sequence GTATTGATTATATCCATTAATGCTAATTGTATCAAAAATTGCAGCATTTTTATAATATCCTGTAAGCAACAAGTTTTGATTTTTGTCAAAACAAATTGCTTTTGAGCCATCGTCATAAAGTCCGCCACCAGTTGATATCCAATTGGTGTTTATTGTTTGCGAAAATGAGAATAAATGTGTAAAAACTAAAACTATTATATAAACTATCTTTTTCATAACACTGGAATTTAAGAATTTAAAATTATTCATGAAAAAGAGAGCTTTATCAATTTTCAAAAAATAGAATCGAAATTGTGTCTTGATTCCAACATTTGTTAATATGGTCTTTTGCTTTATTCCAATATCTGCTATAGCCTGAAATACTATTTTGGATAAAATAGCTATTATAAAAAATAATAGTATTTCTGCTTTCATAATATTGCTTTTTGCTTAATAATTTTCAAATATAAAACAAAAAATGGTTGATGTCAAGTAATTTTTATTATTTGGATAGATATTATTTTGCAGTAATACTATTTTTTTTGATTAAAAGAAGATGTTATTTCCAGTAGCTCAAAACAACTTTTAGTCTATATGAAAAATTATATATAATAATCATTCTGTTTTCAGAAATAATCAAATTATAATCAGTAATTTTGTTGCTTTTTATAAACTATAATAAAGTCATATAATATGAGCAACAAAGGAATAGAACATTATTTGGAAGCTGCCGAACGCTCGCAGAAATGGCATCTCGAAAACAAAGCCAAAATGAAAAAATGCAGGTTCGATACTATTGCAGTTCATGGAATTTACTCAATGCAGGAAGCATTGGATTTTAACCAAGGTTCAACTATTGAGCCAATCTATATGTCTGCTTCGCAAGCCTATCGCGATTCTGACGAAATGGAAGCGGCATTGAGCTATCAAATACCAACTTGGTGTTATTCACGAATTGGAAATCCGAGCATGTATTATCTCGAAGGAGTGTTAGCTCTGATTGAATCGTATGGCACCGATGTAGAAGCCTCGTGTTGTGCAACCTCATCCGGAATGTCAGCAATTCAAAGTGCATGCGATCCATTTCTCGTTGTAGATAAAAATTATCCTAACGACAAAATGAATTTTGTTGCAACAGCTCAAGTCTATGGGGGAACTTTTCAGCAATTTGCTATAAGAAAAGATCAGGAAAAAAATATTGAGTGGAAAAAAATCATTAACTCAAATGACATTAATGAATGGGAATCTCAAATTGATGAAAACACTCGATTTCTATATGGAGAAATGCCAAGTAATCCCGGATTATCATTTTTCGATCTTGAAAAAGTAGTTCAACTTGCACATAAATACAATTTACCAATGATTGTGGATGCAACAGTAGCCACACCTGCCTTAATGCGTCCTCTGGCTTATGGTGCAGATATAGTTATACAATCTGTTACAAAAACTCTGTCATCAAGTGGATTTGGAATTGCCGGAGCTCTAATTTCCAGAAAAAATATCACTAGCAAAATTGACAACCCATTGATGAAAGAAGATTTTGCTACCTATATCAAAGCACTTCCTAACAGAGACAATGGGCCGAATATATCTCCAATGAATGCCATTTTAACATTAAACGATATCAGAACTTTACGTTCGAAAATTGATTTAATGAGTCGTTCTACTTTAAAAATTGCAAAATATATCGAAAATCATAAACATATCGAAAAGGTTGATTATCTGGGTCTTGAATCTCACCCTTTACACGAATTGGCTAAAAAATATCTTGTTTTGGTAGATTCTGAACACGATGAATTGTACAACGAGAAAGTAAATCGTTTTGGAC encodes the following:
- a CDS encoding O-acetylhomoserine aminocarboxypropyltransferase/cysteine synthase — its product is MSNKGIEHYLEAAERSQKWHLENKAKMKKCRFDTIAVHGIYSMQEALDFNQGSTIEPIYMSASQAYRDSDEMEAALSYQIPTWCYSRIGNPSMYYLEGVLALIESYGTDVEASCCATSSGMSAIQSACDPFLVVDKNYPNDKMNFVATAQVYGGTFQQFAIRKDQEKNIEWKKIINSNDINEWESQIDENTRFLYGEMPSNPGLSFFDLEKVVQLAHKYNLPMIVDATVATPALMRPLAYGADIVIQSVTKTLSSSGFGIAGALISRKNITSKIDNPLMKEDFATYIKALPNRDNGPNISPMNAILTLNDIRTLRSKIDLMSRSTLKIAKYIENHKHIEKVDYLGLESHPLHELAKKYLVLVDSEHDELYNEKVNRFGHLMSFRVKGGAKETRKVFDAFERIWRATDLGRIKSVATIPSISTHSQQGEEGRKLADIPPNLIRLCVGAEHPDDIINDIKQALEVLDGKKITYTSPEFSAGGASSATLQRS